Below is a window of Pocillopora verrucosa isolate sample1 chromosome 6, ASM3666991v2, whole genome shotgun sequence DNA.
AAACAGTTCGTAAGCACTGTATTTCCAAGCCTGATTACTTGGACAATTTAAGCTTATATGGTGGGTGTACAGTAAAAGATATAAACCCCGGTAAGAAATGTTTTACGTAATAGTCTAGTGAGCAGCGACATTACTATGCATATATCATTGGCAATAGCTGTTTGTGTAAGAGATTTCTTTTACACTTCACACCAGAGTAGGaaaatcttaaaatgaaattgatgcACAAACAGTGTCTTGGAATTGAAAGGAAagttctcttttccttttcctggaTCCATTTAGAACTGCTTTCTGTTGCTATTGGCATCAGGCATAAATCGAAAAACCTGATGGTAGCATGTACTTGGCTAAATGATCTTACCCATCTTAGACCTACATAAATACCATAACTGGCCCAGAAAGACTACTCTCGTAATAACTTATTCCTAGAATCCGCCATATGATTCCTTTATTTCAGATTTGTAACTTCATGCTAATTATCTAATTTAAGTGTTTTTACCATGAATGAGGGTGACAAGTGTCAAACCTACTTATCATACGGTATAACGTGTGTTCTTGTTGGGTAAAACTTGTTTTCCATGTTTTGCACGTGACCACAAACATGGCTGAGACTTGTGATAAATAGTCTTGACATCTTTGAAGCTGTTTTCTCTGAACGTCTTGGCAATTGCAAATGTGTCGTTAGCTCTCCACTAGTACTTGAGATAACAATAGAGCAGCCTAAGGCTAAAAACCGCACATTTATACTTTACCGAAATACAAATGTGGCAATTAAATGTGGCAATTAATCAAAGTGATCTGAAAGTCGGTCTTCAAAGCTTCTACGTATCTTAAGATGCAGTAGCGGTGCACTATGACTCTCGAGAAAAAGAACAAACCTAACCTGATTCCCTCGAGAGCACACATTAAGTGTCTACCCCAATTATAAGCCCGAGCGAGGGTTTCGCAATTAATTTCGATTCCTTAGTAGCGAAGAAAGTTAGACTAAGAGGTACGATCCATGCATATTTCAATATATTCTTTATCATCATTCATGGATTGTGCATTTTACCCAGATTAAAGTATCCTCGCTGAAGTGATGGTCATCTCTCGGTTGAAAATGTAATTCAACAAATAGTGAACTGTCATGTAACAAATAGAAATGAACTCGATTTCACCTTACACGGAAATCCGAAACaacaaagaaagacaaaacagtCAAGTCGACAGCACGCTAAATATTCCCTAACGCAAATTAGTGATGTGGCTGCCATGTGGCTGCCATGTGGCTGCCATGGGCGACTAACTCTCAGCAAATCAATCAGAGAGTTTTTAACGCGACTTTATAATatatttaatcttaaaaaatcCTGACACAAGTTGGTATTGATCTGATCGGATCGgttaaaaatgcaaacaaattagCGTGCGAATTCttattacaatttaaattaaggTAAATACGCCTAAAACTAAATACGCTCAGGAAAACTACAGCGAAAATAACCACgaaaacttacatttgttgcGATGCTGTTTAATTACTGCCTAATGGCGAAGAAGCTGCACGACGTGCGATACAGTGAAATATAATTTCTGCTTAGCAAGCGGACTTACTGAGTAAACTGAACAAACTTCGATGAACAATACGGTCTAAAGACATGCAACGTTACACAAAAAGTTACGAAATGTTACCGGCATAGTGCGTGCAAAATTCAACTGTAATTAGTGATGTTTGCACaagaacaataaacaaaaaggaaaaaaaaaaaaagattaaggcGTTTGTGATCTACTTCAGTGAAAGTGTTTTTCATATACTCGTCATCTTTCGGTTGAGTTTGTAATCCAGCAATTACTTTAAGTATTCGCAAGAAATAGAATTGAACTCGATTTTACCTTACACGGAAGTCCGAGACGATAAAGAGAGCGAAACAGTAAAGTCGATGGCAAGTTAGATATTTCTTATCGCAAACTAGTTACCACAACGCAAAGGAATTTGAATACACTTATCATCTTTCGGTTGTATAGGTAATTCAGCGATTACTTTGCGATTTCGCGAGAAGAGGATCTGAAATCGATTGTATTTCACGAGGAAGTATTAAAAGATAACAAAGGGATGACAGATATTCTTTAACGCGAAATAGAACCGAGGTGCGAGATATTTTTGTTCGTCCTCCGGATGAATAACAGAGCACTTAATTTCTGACCCCTCGGGAaacagttaattttgtttttctttcaagtctCCATGTTTCCCTCTACTTCGTCACGGGGAAAAGTGGGGctctcgggaaaacaaaaccaacTGCTTCCGCTTCCATTTGGTGTATATTGTATAAAACTTAGGGGGGCATTGgcagtttattttaattccttaCCAGCAAAGGTAACAGATCTAGAGAGGCATGATCcatgtatattttttataaattccTTATAATGGTGCAAGGATTGCACATTCTAGGTACATTGAGGTCCTCTCGCTCCACTGATGATCGTTTTTCTGTTGAACATGTCATTCAGCGATTAGTTGAGGACTTCACAACAAATAGACATCAGATCGGTTTACAAGTATATACACGGAAGTCTGAAACGGCAGGGTTGCGCAAAAACAATGCTTGACATTATAGTAAGGTTGCTCCTACACTGAGGTTTCTCTTTATGAAgactttttgtgtttttcaaacTTCATTAACGTACCTACCGTTACGTAAGAGATTCGATATCGAGAATTTTTAAGCAGAAACGTGACTTGGTAAGGATTGATTTGCAAATCAGGACTCGCCTCACAATCTTAACCTGAACCTAGTATTTATTTTCCATTCATCtcttagtataggtaatcacatgattttgccggagtgcaatttggaataaataagcacgggtaacttttttcaaagattaacaaaattgcacgagcccgcagagcgagtgcaatttgtggtctttgaaaaaatttaaacagtaCTTGTGGACTAGaggtgtttagagaagggaattgcttttattttaggTGTAGAAGATCCAAGTCTCTGAGGTAACATCGACTATTACGATGGAAACACCATCCTTTTTCAGGTCCTTCTCTGAATCTGAAGACTCCTGGCCCAAACCGCTTCCGTCGTACAACTTGATGGACATGATGGATCAAACCTGGAATAGATTGAcattgaaataacaaaacaaatgtaaatgaaattattatgattGGTTACTTCGCATTAAATCCCGTTTTTGCACAGACTAGGCTTTAAGGTTAAAATTCCATCAATAAAGGCAATGAAAATCTCGAGAAATGAGCGGTTGAAGAAGGCAAGAATTTTCAACTTTCCAAAACGGCTCTTCTGAATCGGGCCGATGTAATTTTGGGAGGAGTTGACCTATCAATTGTTAGTATTTAAAACAAGActgacacattttttttgtgtttccaATAGTAGCCTTCTGATTTCCAGCTACACCTTTCGAGAGATTTTTCCTAACCTTTGTTTTCCAAGCCTTTTTTAGCGGACTACTTTTTCTTGACGTCTTACGAGACTCCAAAAGACAAATTTGGGACTATCTATGAGATTCCTTTCATAGCATTTCATAGAAGAGAACTGCGCATGTCATTGACGTGTTGTTTACGAATTGCAAAAAAGAAGTAAGAAACTTAATTAGGCTCCTAACACATAatcaaaagaactaaaaaatattgaaacGTTTCACCATACCTATTCAATATCATAGTCTTTGGCTGACGATAGTCCACTTAACAGTtatgtacttagttgccaagcctttgatttggagtgaggctgaaggtgaccatgttgtgatagagaccagtatctagttagcataaCAGCAAggcaatttacatttgaaaaccaGCAATGAATAGCCTCTCAGATGTTTTCTCATTGCCCTGGGGTAAACtagattaaaaatttacttgCCTTTCATGTGAGGGTATTGTCTTTCATGTCAGTCATGTCATGGAATTTGGGTGCTGCAAAGTAAATGTTGCAAAGTAATCAACCCAACATTGACGCACACTAAGAATGGCATTGAGAAAGAACTagagtgtttgttttggaagggCAAGTTTCGCTGACTCTGGCGAAAATTGCGCAAAGCATTTACATAAAGGATATTTGAAAAGtaatcttgtttttgtctcaCAATTGCTTATTCTTGGATGTCTTATTCCAGATCGCACtttcttgtgattttttttccacatatCTTAACCAATAAGTGCCCAAGCTTCAATAGGCTTCCTTCTTCGAATAAACACCCACCCCCTAAAGATATTTCATAATAGCCGTTTGGCACTGAGGTGAGTTCATAAAGAATGATTCGTTTCTCTCGGACTTTGTTTCATTACCCTGGAGTGAATTAAACCGAACacgtattttaaaaattaattggtTGGTTGTTTTAGGTGCAGTTTTAGCATGCGATGGGTACCGTAGTCCGAATGGTTAAAACAGGAAGTGAAATGACCCGATACGTTCATCACCCCTGCTAATTAAGAATCACATGGAGGACAAAAAAGAACTACACTTCTGAATATACGATGTTGTTTGAAGTTTTAACGGCGAAATTcgattaaaaaagataaagaacGTACACACCTTTCAAATTATAGCTTGATTTTTTTCGTGGTTCAGCACGTTCGCCCAGTGTCATACCTTGTGTCATGATATTTCTCACGCATTCTGATGCATTTCGCCCCGGGGTTAATTTCAGATGTTTTCTCGTTGCCCTGGGGAAAACTGGTTGGAAAATTTACTTGCCTTTCATGTCATGGTATTGTCTTTCATGACAATCATTTCATGGAATTTGGGTGCTGCTAAGTAAATATTGCAAAGTAGTCAACCCAACATCAACGAAGACCAAGATTGGAATTGAGAAAGAACTTCGATACTATCTACCTAGTTAAAAGGTTCATGTACTTTGTGAAGACCTCGCGATGGTCGCCAAGATCTGTCGGAATCAGAAAGATTGGCAAGgaatatttttaccttttagAAGTTTACACGTGTTTTGTGTACTGTTCCTTCACTTACAACGCACACACCGACAGCTAAAAGGCCTAACACGAAATCATCACtggagtgtttgttttggaagggCAAGTTTTTCTGCTTTAGTGTAAATTTCGCAAGGCATTTACATAAGGCATATTTGAGTAGTAATCTTGGTTTTGTTCTATGGTTGCTTATTCTTGGATGCAAAGCATTTCTAAAAGGATATTTGAGAAGtaatcttgtttttgtctcaTGGTTGCTTTTTTGCGAAGATTGAAAAGATCAACAAGCTATATTTACTTTCTGCGTCGACTGCCATGTTGCAtatctgtttctttgctttaaatGTTCTCCACGAATTACATCTTGTCAGTGAAATGGTATATTTTCGATTCAATTTCGTGTTTAGTTGTCACAGTTGCCTATGCTTTCCCCGATGAAATAACATTTGCCGGTAAACAACTTAAAATTACGACACAATGTGCAGTGCACTGGTCTAGCAGAGCtcgaggtcatgggttcaaatcccgtgtaggcctaaattttttcttcagaccTTATTTTTACTACTTCTTGAGTAGTGTTCATCATTGTAAAGATCGGTTTCAGATTTATTCCTTAATCCGCAGCTGCCATATACGATCTTGACATTCATAGTGATGatattgttttgttgtctttgtaaGAAGTGATCGGTCGAAATTCAAGCCAGTCCTTGAAATAATGAATATTTCTGTGATGCGTTTGATAACTGTTGACTTCATGTCAACATCACAGACTCTATCTTACACTCTGGTCACGAGAAAAAAACGgttgaaaattgcaatttttcctctCCTTTCCTTAAAAACGCAGCTTTGGTACAAATTAAAATCCTAATTATGCAATACTAAACACATCCATAGGGTGAGATCACATCCATTTCGCCTAAAAAAAGCTctttcttaataaaaaaattaaaaaatgccaACCTTTTGCAATAaacttcttttatttgactcatCTCTAATGACTTAAAGTGCTGAGCTGAATTGACAAAATCTTATTTTGCTAACTTTTCATCAATCAAAAGATAATAATAAggccaaaaactaaaaaacaaatgaacaaaacaaaacacgaaaagaaaagaaaaaagctggTATGAAATGCAAGCGAAGAGCCAGGTCAGATTGGTCATCTCATTTCTTGCGGAGGCTCTGCAATCGGTCGTTGGGGAATTTCATGGCGTCTGGAGTTGCATAGCGCGTGTCTGGCTCCAGTTGCTGTTGCAAGCCCTGATAGTTGGGTTTGGTGAAGATGGCAAACTTCTGGTTCTTTGATAACACGATGGCAGAGGAGACTCCTTCACCTTTCCCGCTCTGGAAATAGGGGTTCACATTTGCGCAACTTTCTTCAAACCACTGCACGAAATTGGGGAAAGAATAGAACCCAGATAAAGAAGAAccaaaattcataaaaaataataatgtacTCACATCTAATCTCTAAGACagtaaataaaagaataaactCGTTTGCAGGAATGCCTTAAGAAAAGCTTTGAATCTGATTTAACTCCTCATTTGACATGAATAGGACGAAACAGAGCTATAACTTTAACTGGAAAAAAGTGCACCACATTGTCATGAAACATAAGCCGTTTTGTATTGAAGGGAAAGAGAGGGGTATGGGGACAAAATAATCAGTTTTGACACCAGATGTCTGATCTCCGTTACCCTTTCAACAATCTGATCGCTTTTCAATATCTCTCGCGCCCGTCACTTAGATCAAGTGTCTGCATGATGTACATATGACATGTTTGTGATTCCTTATCAGCATGAATCTATGTGAAAACAAGCTCTATTATTTATCTCTGTCTAGGCGACTATGAAGATTATTCATCGGGAATAATCTacttttttaactaatttattccagGCCCGAGTTCACTGACGGCCAATTTCAAACCGAAATAACTGAAGGAAAAACTGCTGATTTCTTCTTGTTGTCTTAAAAGAATTGTAAGGCAGAGCAGAGCGTTTTTTTACAGAGAGCGTGAGCTATTGATTAATGAAAAGCTTATGTATTTCAAGCACCTTGTTGGTTCCACCGTAGAAGCTATGCTCGAACAGAAGGATTCCTTCCACTTGGTCCGGAACGAGGAACATGGAGCCATTCACACCTGAGATGTTTATATCTGCTCCAGGCCCGACAACCTTGTAGTTAGATGGGCCAGCACCAGCTTCTTTGTCATTGTTGTTTGCGTGGGTGTAGAAGATCCAAGTTCCTGAGGTAACATCGGCTTTTACGAAGGAAACACCATCCTTTTTCAGGTCCTTCTCTGAATTTGCAAACTCCATGCTCAAACCACTTCCTTCGTACAACTTGATGGACATGATGAATCAAACCTGGCATAGATTGAcatggaaataacaaaacaaatgtaaatgaATTTACTATGATTGATCACTACGCATTAAATCCCGTTTTTGCACAGACGAAGCTTTAAGGTTAAAATTCTATCAATGATGGTAATAAAAATCTCGAGAAATGAGCGGTCGAAGAAGGCAAGAATTTTCAACTTGCCAAAACGGCTCTTCCGAATAGGGCCGATGTAATTTTGGGAGGAGCTGACCTATCAATAGGTAGTATTTAAAACAAGACTGAGACATTTTTTGTGTGCTACGCCTTCCAGGAGATTTTTCCAAACCTTTGTTTTCCAagccttttttcttcttgacgTCTTGCGGGACTCCAAAAGACAACTTTGGGACTATCTATGACATTCTTTTATAGCATTTCATAGATCAGAACTGCGCATGTCATTGACGAGCTGTTTACGAATTGCAACAAGGAAGTAAGAAGCTTAATTCGGCTCCTAACACATAATCCGacaaaagaactaaaaaaaatattgacacGCTTCACCATACCTACTCTATATCATAGTCTTTGGCTGACAATTGGCGCTTCACAAGATATTAGTCTTGAAGGACTAATTCTCAATAAGATGTTGCTCGATAGTTTAACAGCAAAATTGAAGCTAATAAAAACGCTCGcgagttttatctctttgcaTGCCTTCAGGTAGGAGATGACAGCTTGTCTAATTTGTAGTTTCACGGTAGCATTGTAGCTCGTACcctcgtgtttttttttcacatttctcAACGTATAAGTGCCCACACCCTAAAGATATTTGACCAGAGAAATTGGTTGGTTGTTTAAGGTGTATTTTTAGTATGCGATGGATGCTTTAGTCTAAATGTAAACAAGAAGTGAAACGATCCGATAAGTTTGCCACTCCCACTAAgaatcaaaggacaaaaaagaacaacacatCTGAACATACGATGTTGCTTGAtgttttgaagacaaaaattcgatttaaaaaagataaaaaccacACACGCCTCTCAAATCATAGCTTGATTGTCTCCTGGTTTCACCATAGCATTCCAGCACGTTCTCCCTCAATAGCCATTTCGCAATGAGGTCAAttgcctttcattttttttcttttttttttttggttattgtgTATTTAAACATGTTTGTTAATTTATACATTGCAAGCAACAGAAATTATGTTTACCATATAAATATGATTACACTGACAATTATATACTCACTTGAACTAGAGTAAAAGTATTGTGTCAGTGATCATAGTATTTGTTGGACACTTTCTACATCTGTATTGTAAATTTGCAGACCTGAGGGTTCAACACTATCTGGGgtagatctttttttttctttcatgtcatGGTATTGTCTTTCATGTCAATCATGTCATGGAAATTGGATGCCGCAAAGTAAATGTTGCAAAGTAATCAACCTAACACTAAGAACGGCATTGAGAAAGAACTTTGCTACCATCTCGCCAGTTAAATGGTTCATGTCCTTCGTGAAGACCTTGTCGCTAAGATTTGTCGGAATTAGAAAGGTCGGCAGGGAATATTTTTACCGTTTAGAAGTTGACAAGTGTTTTGTGTACTGTTCCTTCACTTACAATGCATACGCCCACAGCTAGGCCTAACACGAAATCATCACCtgagtgtttgttttggaagggAAAGTTTTGCTCACTGTGGTGAAAATAGCGCACAACATTTACATAAGGCATGTTTGAaaagttgttttggttttgtcctACGATCGCTTATTCCTGGATGTCTTATTTCAGCTCGCACtctattatgttttttttttgttttttgttttttgtttcacatTTCTAAACTAATAAGTGCCCACGCTGTAATAAGCGTCGTTCCCCAAATAAGCACTCACTCCCTAATGATATTTCACAATAGCCATTTTAGAACGACCTGAGATATTCACCACTCCCACTAAGAATCATAGGCCAAAAAGGAACATCACTTCTGAATATACGATGTTGCGTGATGTTTTGACGACAAATTTcggtttaaaaaaatgatcacctgagtgtttgttttggaagggAAAGTTTTGCTGGCTGTGGTGAAAATAGCGCACAACATTTACATATTACATGTTTGAGAAGTAGTCTTGCTTTTGTCTTACGGTCGCTTATTCCTGGATGTCTAATATCAGCTCGCACtctt
It encodes the following:
- the LOC131770615 gene encoding uncharacterized protein; protein product: MSIKLYEGSGLSMEFANSEKDLKKDGVSFVKADVTSGTWIFYTHANNNDKEAGAGPSNYKVVGPGADINISGVNGSMFLVPDQVEGILLFEHSFYGGTNKWFEESCANVNPYFQSGKGEGVSSAIVLSKNQKFAIFTKPNYQGLQQQLEPDTRYATPDAMKFPNDRLQSLRKK